A genome region from Streptomyces antimycoticus includes the following:
- a CDS encoding DNA-3-methyladenine glycosylase — translation MTAGSDREPLDRSFFDRPVLEVAPDLLGRLLVRRTPDGPIELRLTEVEAYAGPVDPGSHAYRGRTERNAVMFGPPGHAYVYFTYGMWHCLNLVCGPQNYPSGVLLRAGEVRHGHEWAHQRRPKARNDHELAKGPARLATALGVDRRLDGSDVCAGADAPLSILTGHPARPEQILSGPRTGVGGEGATHPWRFWIDGEPSVSPYRAHTPRRRNSTRRQVGT, via the coding sequence GTGACAGCTGGATCTGACCGCGAGCCCCTCGACCGCTCCTTCTTCGACCGACCCGTTCTGGAGGTCGCGCCCGACCTCCTGGGCCGCCTCCTGGTGCGGCGCACTCCGGACGGTCCGATCGAATTGCGCCTGACCGAGGTCGAGGCATACGCGGGCCCGGTCGACCCCGGCTCGCATGCCTACCGTGGCCGCACCGAGCGCAACGCCGTGATGTTCGGCCCCCCGGGTCATGCGTATGTCTACTTCACCTACGGCATGTGGCACTGCCTCAACCTGGTCTGCGGACCGCAGAACTATCCCAGCGGGGTGCTGCTGCGCGCGGGCGAGGTACGGCACGGCCATGAGTGGGCCCATCAGCGCAGGCCGAAGGCGCGTAACGACCATGAGCTGGCCAAGGGCCCGGCCCGGCTGGCCACGGCCCTGGGCGTGGACCGCCGGCTGGACGGCAGCGATGTCTGCGCGGGCGCCGATGCCCCGCTGTCCATACTCACCGGCCACCCCGCCCGGCCCGAGCAGATCCTCAGCGGCCCGCGCACCGGTGTGGGCGGCGAGGGCGCAACTCACCCCTGGCGCTTCTGGATCGACGGCGAGCCCTCGGTCAGCCCCTACCGGGCGCACACCCCGCGTCGCCGGAATTCGACGCGCCGTCAGGTCGGAACTTGA
- a CDS encoding sporulation protein, with protein MGFKKLLASLGAGGASVETVLTEENVVPGGIVQGEVRIQGGSVAQQIEALSVGLQARVEVERDDQEYKQNVEFTRQQLGGAFEVQPGAVHAVQFGLEIPWETPITMFIGRHLTGMNVGVTTELAIARAVDSGDLDPVNVHPLPAQQAILDAFGSLGFRFKGADLEQGHIRGTRQRLPFYQEIEFYAPEQYRGLNQVELSFVADDREMDVVLEMDKKPGLFTEGSDTYRSFTMNLATFQDTDWAAYLNQWLAQVGGKRNWF; from the coding sequence ATGGGCTTCAAGAAGCTGCTCGCGAGTCTGGGTGCCGGTGGCGCTTCGGTGGAGACGGTACTGACCGAGGAGAATGTCGTCCCGGGCGGCATTGTGCAAGGCGAGGTCCGGATCCAGGGCGGCTCGGTCGCGCAGCAGATCGAGGCGCTCTCGGTCGGCCTGCAGGCGCGGGTCGAGGTGGAGCGGGACGACCAGGAGTACAAGCAGAACGTGGAGTTCACCCGGCAGCAGCTGGGCGGCGCGTTCGAGGTGCAGCCGGGTGCGGTGCACGCGGTGCAGTTCGGCCTGGAGATCCCGTGGGAGACCCCGATCACCATGTTCATCGGCCGGCACCTGACCGGTATGAACGTGGGGGTGACCACGGAGCTGGCGATCGCGCGCGCGGTGGACTCGGGCGATCTGGACCCGGTCAATGTGCATCCGCTCCCCGCCCAGCAGGCGATCCTGGACGCCTTCGGCTCGCTCGGCTTCCGGTTCAAGGGCGCCGACCTGGAGCAGGGGCACATCCGTGGGACCCGGCAGCGGCTGCCCTTCTACCAGGAGATCGAGTTCTACGCCCCGGAGCAGTACCGGGGGCTGAACCAGGTGGAGTTGTCCTTCGTCGCGGACGACCGCGAGATGGACGTGGTGCTGGAGATGGACAAGAAGCCGGGGCTGTTCACCGAGGGCAGTGACACCTACCGGTCGTTCACGATGAACCTGGCGACCTTCCAGGACACCGACTGGGCCGCGTATCTGAACCAGTGGCTCGCCCAGGTCGGCGGCAAGCGCAACTGGTTCTGA
- a CDS encoding barstar family protein has translation MTGPTLALHLRLDGVTDKDGFLDRCARDLRFPDWYGRNWDALADCLTDLSWWAEGREPSGCLLDIQGWLAFRDADPDAAAIAADILADAEAYWATQGRPLVVRYDEGP, from the coding sequence ATGACCGGCCCCACCCTCGCCCTCCACCTGCGCCTCGACGGCGTGACGGACAAGGACGGCTTCCTCGACCGCTGCGCCCGGGACCTGCGCTTTCCCGACTGGTACGGGCGCAACTGGGACGCTCTAGCCGACTGCCTCACGGATCTGTCCTGGTGGGCCGAGGGCCGCGAGCCCAGCGGCTGTCTGCTGGACATCCAGGGCTGGCTTGCCTTCCGCGACGCGGACCCCGACGCCGCCGCGATCGCGGCGGACATCCTGGCCGACGCGGAGGCGTACTGGGCGACGCAGGGACGGCCCCTGGTGGTGCGCTACGACGAGGGCCCCTGA
- a CDS encoding YbhB/YbcL family Raf kinase inhibitor-like protein has product MSEQNRPPLPHDFHPPVPSFTVVSDDVQPGGTLKSAQVQAEGNTSPQLRWEGFPEGTKSFAVTCFDPDAPTGSGFWHWVLFDIPATVTELPVGAGNGGFAGLPEGAVQARNDYGTRDFGGAAPPPGDGPHRYVFTVYAVDAEKLGPDADASPAVVGFNLRFHTLGRAQLIAEYEVPAAG; this is encoded by the coding sequence GTGTCCGAGCAGAACCGGCCGCCGCTCCCCCATGACTTCCATCCGCCGGTGCCGTCGTTCACGGTGGTGAGCGACGATGTGCAACCGGGCGGCACGCTCAAGTCCGCCCAGGTGCAGGCGGAGGGGAACACCTCTCCGCAGCTGCGCTGGGAGGGATTCCCGGAGGGTACGAAGAGCTTCGCCGTCACCTGCTTCGACCCGGACGCGCCGACCGGCAGTGGCTTCTGGCACTGGGTGTTGTTCGACATCCCGGCCACGGTCACCGAGCTTCCGGTGGGTGCGGGCAACGGCGGCTTCGCGGGCCTGCCCGAGGGGGCCGTGCAGGCGCGCAACGACTACGGGACCCGTGATTTCGGCGGGGCCGCGCCGCCGCCCGGCGACGGTCCGCACCGCTATGTGTTCACCGTGTACGCGGTGGACGCGGAGAAGCTGGGCCCGGACGCGGACGCCTCGCCCGCGGTGGTCGGCTTCAATCTGCGGTTCCACACGCTGGGGCGTGCCCAGTTGATCGCGGAGTACGAGGTGCCGGCCGCGGGCTGA
- a CDS encoding HNH endonuclease, with protein MRETLVLNASFEPLATVTLRRAVVLVLQDKAVVEHAHPGLRVRAADVDLPLPRVIRLCRYVRVPFRRRAPWSRRGVLVRDQHRCGYCGRLATTVDHVVPRSRGGGDTWLNTVASCAEDNHRKADRTPEQAGMRLLKAPFEPTPSDALLLALGAVERDALPEWLALPA; from the coding sequence ATGCGCGAGACGCTGGTTCTGAACGCGAGCTTCGAGCCGCTGGCGACGGTGACGCTGCGGCGCGCCGTGGTGCTGGTCCTCCAGGACAAGGCCGTCGTCGAACACGCCCACCCGGGGCTGCGGGTGCGGGCCGCTGACGTCGATCTGCCGCTGCCACGGGTGATCCGGCTGTGCCGCTATGTGCGGGTGCCGTTCCGAAGACGTGCCCCGTGGTCGCGGCGCGGGGTGCTGGTCCGGGACCAGCACCGGTGCGGGTACTGCGGCCGCCTGGCGACGACCGTGGACCATGTGGTGCCGCGGTCGCGCGGGGGCGGGGACACCTGGCTGAATACGGTGGCCTCCTGTGCGGAGGACAACCACCGTAAGGCGGACCGGACTCCGGAGCAGGCGGGGATGCGGCTGCTCAAGGCGCCGTTCGAGCCGACGCCTTCGGATGCGCTGCTGCTGGCCCTGGGGGCGGTGGAGCGGGACGCTCTGCCGGAGTGGCTGGCGCTTCCTGCCTAG
- a CDS encoding NfeD family protein yields MIRALSLGAGDNYHDHVDPWVWWLIAAVGLGIPLVLTAMPEFGMVAVGAVAGAITDALGGGIVLQVVVFCAVSVALVAVVRPMAVRSRRQQPELRSGIEALKGRQAVVLARVDDSGGGRIKLAGEVWSARSLDPGQAYEPGQQVDVVEIDGATAVVM; encoded by the coding sequence GTGATCCGCGCACTGTCCCTGGGGGCCGGTGACAACTACCATGACCATGTGGATCCATGGGTGTGGTGGCTGATCGCCGCCGTAGGACTGGGTATCCCGCTCGTACTGACCGCGATGCCCGAATTCGGGATGGTCGCCGTCGGTGCCGTGGCCGGTGCCATCACCGACGCGCTCGGCGGCGGCATCGTGCTCCAGGTCGTCGTCTTCTGCGCCGTCTCGGTCGCGCTGGTCGCGGTCGTACGTCCGATGGCGGTCCGCAGCCGCCGTCAGCAACCCGAGCTGCGCAGCGGCATCGAGGCGCTGAAGGGGCGTCAGGCCGTCGTCCTCGCACGCGTCGACGACAGCGGTGGTGGCCGCATCAAACTCGCGGGCGAAGTATGGTCCGCGCGCTCGCTCGACCCCGGCCAGGCGTACGAACCCGGGCAGCAGGTCGACGTGGTGGAGATCGACGGTGCGACGGCCGTCGTCATGTAG
- a CDS encoding ABC transporter ATP-binding protein, producing the protein MGDNALMSEVLELLDVSVVRDGRALVDEVSWSIKEGERWVILGPNGAGKTTLLNLASSYLFPSAGNARILGEQLGRVDVFELRPRIGVAGIAMAEKLPRSQTVLQTVLTAAYGMTAHWQEDYDAVDETRARAFLDRLGMTDYLHRKFGTLSEGERKRTLIARAMMTDPELLLLDEPAAGLDLGGREDLVRRLGRLARDPLAPSMIMVTHHVEEIPPGFTHVLMIRQGKVLTAGPVETELTSRNLSHCFGLPLVVERYGERWTAQGLPLA; encoded by the coding sequence ATGGGAGACAACGCGCTCATGAGCGAGGTTCTGGAGCTGCTGGACGTATCGGTGGTCCGCGATGGGCGGGCTCTGGTGGACGAGGTCTCCTGGTCGATCAAAGAAGGCGAGCGCTGGGTCATCCTCGGTCCCAACGGCGCCGGTAAGACCACCCTCCTCAACCTCGCCTCGAGCTACCTCTTCCCGAGCGCCGGAAACGCCCGGATCCTGGGCGAGCAACTCGGCCGCGTCGACGTCTTCGAACTGCGCCCGCGCATCGGCGTGGCGGGCATCGCCATGGCCGAGAAACTGCCGCGCAGCCAGACCGTCCTGCAGACCGTCCTCACCGCCGCGTACGGCATGACGGCCCACTGGCAGGAGGACTACGACGCGGTCGACGAGACCCGCGCCCGCGCCTTCCTCGACCGCCTCGGCATGACCGACTACCTCCACCGGAAGTTCGGCACCCTCTCCGAGGGCGAGCGCAAGCGCACGCTCATCGCCCGCGCCATGATGACCGACCCCGAGCTGCTGCTCCTCGACGAGCCCGCGGCCGGACTCGACCTCGGCGGCCGCGAGGACCTCGTCCGCCGCCTCGGACGGCTCGCCCGCGACCCGCTCGCCCCGTCGATGATCATGGTGACACATCATGTCGAGGAAATCCCCCCCGGCTTCACCCATGTTCTGATGATCCGCCAGGGCAAGGTGCTCACCGCCGGCCCGGTCGAGACCGAACTGACCTCCCGTAACCTCTCCCACTGCTTCGGACTCCCGCTGGTCGTCGAGCGTTACGGCGAGCGCTGGACCGCCCAGGGCCTGCCGCTGGCCTGA
- a CDS encoding chaplin, producing the protein MKNIKRFAAITITAGGLAVAGAGVATAQGPWADGGATMSPGVVSGNNIQAPIHVPVNFCGNTVSVIGSMNPALGTPCGG; encoded by the coding sequence GTGAAGAACATCAAGAGGTTCGCTGCCATCACCATCACGGCCGGCGGACTCGCCGTCGCCGGTGCCGGTGTCGCCACCGCCCAGGGCCCCTGGGCCGACGGTGGGGCCACGATGTCCCCGGGTGTCGTCTCCGGCAACAACATTCAGGCGCCCATCCACGTGCCCGTGAACTTCTGCGGCAACACCGTCTCGGTCATCGGGTCCATGAACCCGGCGCTCGGCACCCCCTGCGGCGGCTGA
- a CDS encoding response regulator, producing the protein MADPGRIRVLLVDDHQVVRRGLRTFLQVQDDIEVVGEASDGEEGVARAEELRPDVVLMDVKMPGLDGIEALRTLRDLDNPARVLIVTSFTEKRTVVPALRAGAAGYVYKDVDPEALARAIRSVHSGHVLLQPEVALALLSQDEGGGQGRGGSLTEREREVLALIADGRSNREIARALVLSEKTVKTHVSNILMKLDLADRTQAALWAVRHGIGA; encoded by the coding sequence GTGGCTGACCCCGGACGGATTCGGGTGCTGCTCGTCGACGACCACCAGGTGGTCCGGCGCGGCCTGCGGACCTTTCTCCAGGTCCAGGACGACATCGAGGTGGTCGGCGAGGCGTCGGACGGCGAGGAGGGCGTCGCCCGCGCCGAGGAGCTGCGCCCGGACGTCGTCCTCATGGACGTGAAGATGCCCGGCCTCGACGGCATCGAGGCGCTGCGTACCCTGCGCGACCTCGACAACCCCGCCCGGGTGCTGATCGTGACCAGCTTCACCGAGAAGCGCACTGTGGTCCCGGCCCTGCGTGCGGGCGCCGCGGGCTATGTCTACAAGGACGTGGACCCCGAGGCGCTCGCCCGCGCCATCCGGTCCGTCCACTCCGGACATGTGCTGCTCCAGCCCGAGGTGGCCCTCGCGCTGCTCTCCCAGGACGAGGGCGGCGGCCAGGGGCGCGGCGGTTCACTCACCGAGCGGGAGCGCGAGGTGCTCGCGCTGATCGCGGACGGCCGGTCCAACCGGGAGATCGCCCGAGCGCTGGTACTGTCCGAAAAGACGGTGAAGACCCATGTATCCAATATTCTTATGAAATTGGACCTCGCCGACCGCACTCAGGCCGCACTCTGGGCCGTACGGCACGGGATTGGGGCATGA
- a CDS encoding GAF domain-containing sensor histidine kinase, with product MAMTKGRGGGPGAGLIRVSGALLAMSRHLEVRDVLKTIVVSARELLDAEYAALGVSDDHGGFAQFVVDGVSDEQWKAIGPLPRQHGILAAMLKDATPQRLADVRHDVRFEGWPSAHPEMSDFLGLPIADGDEVLGAVFLANKRCPKPEGGCGFTAEDEELLSILAQHAAIALTNARLYERSRELTIAGERARLAHELHDAVSQKLFSLRLTAQAATALVDRDPDRAKDELQQIALLAAEATDELRSAVVELRPAALDEDGLVATLRTQVQVLDRAHSAQVTFACHGVRALPAAQEGAVLRVAQEALHNALRHADARQVDVTLTRHGQGARLRVADDGTGFDPSAVRRAGRHLGLVSMRDRAGGVGGRLTVESAPGKGTVIEMEVPGG from the coding sequence ATGGCCATGACGAAAGGACGGGGCGGTGGACCCGGGGCCGGGCTGATTCGGGTGAGCGGTGCGCTGCTCGCCATGAGCCGACATCTGGAAGTCCGTGATGTCCTAAAGACCATCGTTGTGTCCGCCCGTGAGCTGCTCGATGCGGAGTATGCCGCTCTGGGGGTCTCCGATGATCACGGAGGTTTCGCCCAGTTCGTAGTAGATGGGGTGAGCGACGAGCAGTGGAAGGCCATCGGGCCGCTGCCCCGGCAGCACGGCATTCTCGCCGCCATGCTCAAGGACGCCACCCCACAACGACTCGCCGATGTGCGACACGATGTCCGTTTTGAGGGATGGCCATCAGCTCATCCGGAAATGTCGGATTTCCTGGGTCTTCCCATTGCCGATGGCGATGAAGTTCTCGGCGCGGTATTCCTCGCCAACAAACGATGCCCCAAGCCCGAGGGCGGCTGCGGTTTCACCGCCGAGGACGAGGAGTTGCTGTCCATCCTGGCCCAGCACGCCGCCATCGCCCTGACCAACGCCCGCCTCTACGAGCGCAGCCGCGAGCTCACCATCGCCGGGGAGCGGGCCAGGCTCGCCCATGAGCTGCACGACGCGGTCTCCCAGAAGCTCTTCTCGCTGCGGCTGACCGCCCAGGCGGCCACGGCCCTGGTGGACCGCGACCCCGACCGGGCCAAGGACGAGCTCCAGCAGATCGCCCTCCTCGCCGCCGAGGCCACCGACGAGCTGCGCTCCGCCGTCGTGGAACTGCGCCCCGCCGCCCTCGACGAGGACGGCCTCGTGGCGACCCTGAGGACGCAGGTGCAGGTGCTCGACCGAGCCCACTCCGCCCAGGTCACCTTCGCCTGCCACGGCGTACGGGCGCTGCCCGCCGCCCAGGAGGGGGCGGTGCTGCGGGTGGCCCAGGAGGCCCTGCACAACGCGCTGCGTCACGCCGACGCGCGGCAGGTCGACGTCACCCTCACCCGGCACGGCCAGGGCGCCCGGCTGCGCGTCGCCGACGACGGCACGGGATTCGACCCCTCGGCCGTACGGCGCGCCGGGCGCCACCTCGGGCTGGTGTCGATGCGGGACCGGGCCGGCGGCGTCGGTGGCCGTCTGACCGTGGAGTCGGCGCCAGGCAAGGGCACCGTGATCGAGATGGAGGTGCCCGGTGGCTGA
- a CDS encoding transglycosylase SLT domain-containing protein: protein MPLPNIPGYARLNKTHKYSAAGIAAAGAAAIAFAVVPGGSADAKTTAQDLPNKPVALTSQKADAQAHHEALVKQSALADKQAKQEAAAKKAAAEAAKKKAAEEAAKKKAAEEAAAKKAAEAKAAKERAVKQAASRSAARIETVAAEKKTYPDNLDGWIRESLDIMKKKGIPGTYEGIHRNIIRESGGDPRAINNWDINARNGVPSKGLLQVIAPTFKAYHVEGTAWDAYDPVANITAACNYAADRYGSMDNVNGPY, encoded by the coding sequence ATGCCCCTGCCCAACATCCCCGGCTACGCCCGTCTCAACAAGACGCACAAGTACTCCGCCGCCGGAATCGCTGCCGCCGGTGCGGCCGCCATAGCCTTCGCAGTCGTCCCCGGTGGCAGCGCGGACGCCAAGACGACGGCCCAGGACCTGCCGAACAAGCCCGTCGCCCTCACGTCCCAGAAGGCCGACGCCCAGGCCCACCACGAGGCCCTGGTGAAGCAGTCCGCGCTCGCCGACAAGCAGGCCAAGCAAGAGGCGGCCGCGAAGAAGGCCGCGGCGGAGGCCGCGAAGAAGAAGGCCGCGGAAGAGGCCGCGAAGAAGAAGGCTGCGGAAGAGGCCGCCGCGAAGAAGGCCGCCGAGGCCAAGGCCGCCAAGGAGCGCGCCGTCAAGCAGGCTGCGAGCCGCTCCGCCGCGCGTATCGAGACGGTCGCCGCCGAGAAGAAGACCTACCCGGACAACCTCGACGGCTGGATCCGGGAGTCCCTCGACATCATGAAGAAGAAGGGCATCCCCGGCACCTACGAGGGCATTCACCGCAACATCATCCGGGAGTCCGGCGGCGACCCGCGCGCCATCAACAACTGGGACATCAACGCCCGGAACGGCGTGCCCTCCAAGGGCCTGCTCCAGGTGATAGCCCCGACCTTCAAGGCCTACCACGTCGAGGGCACCGCCTGGGACGCCTACGACCCGGTCGCGAACATCACCGCGGCCTGCAACTACGCGGCCGACCGGTACGGCTCGATGGACAACGTGAACGGCCCGTACTGA